The following proteins come from a genomic window of Chloroflexota bacterium:
- a CDS encoding signal peptidase I, translating into MAKLAGWLIFGVVISAVLFMLSTSFLGWRFDMVPTGSMEPAFKPGGMVVTRPLEMEDIKIGDAILFSEPRIGKEARIAHRVIDIGEVDGQLFFQTKGDANEYADPDLVSPQDFIGKTILYLPRVGNIAYLSRLHETPITLMGKKVSVAMLLIVAIALAVIGAESRKMWEWTFRRELMRHREVVKKRKQRAARRRRRYA; encoded by the coding sequence TTGGCAAAGCTGGCGGGCTGGCTGATATTCGGGGTAGTAATCTCGGCTGTCCTGTTCATGCTGTCTACCTCTTTTCTTGGCTGGCGGTTTGACATGGTGCCCACCGGAAGCATGGAGCCTGCTTTTAAACCTGGGGGAATGGTGGTGACCCGGCCGCTGGAAATGGAGGATATCAAGATAGGAGACGCCATCCTGTTTTCAGAGCCGCGCATTGGGAAAGAGGCCCGCATTGCCCACCGTGTAATAGATATAGGAGAAGTTGACGGCCAGCTGTTTTTTCAGACCAAAGGGGATGCCAACGAATATGCCGACCCGGACCTGGTTTCCCCCCAGGACTTCATCGGGAAAACCATCCTCTATCTTCCCCGTGTTGGGAACATAGCCTATCTCTCCCGTCTTCATGAAACCCCGATAACCTTGATGGGAAAGAAAGTTTCCGTAGCAATGCTTTTAATCGTGGCAATAGCCCTGGCTGTTATCGGCGCGGAATCAAGAAAGATGTGGGAGTGGACATTCAGGAGGGAACTCATGCGACATCGTGAGGTGGTGAAGAAACGAAAACAGCGAGCTGCCAGGAGAAGAAGACGATATGCCTAG
- a CDS encoding GIY-YIG nuclease family protein, producing MYAVVSGNDVKYVGICEADTRTLKKRMNSYRSSRATKSKTSTNRRVREGIREILAGGSEVKVFALDPSTREPTPITYKGIEVDLVKGLENPLTRRFNPEWNRRSPRVLDEHKERREARRVNDRLQHKIFRAANRGDRQKLLDLGLNEDLAKAWLDKVSEVKAKTRDSRERA from the coding sequence GTGTATGCCGTCGTGTCAGGAAACGATGTCAAGTACGTAGGAATCTGCGAAGCTGATACCAGGACGCTGAAGAAACGCATGAACAGCTACAGGTCATCACGAGCAACCAAATCAAAGACATCGACAAACAGAAGAGTGAGAGAGGGGATACGCGAGATACTAGCGGGGGGGAGTGAGGTGAAGGTGTTCGCGCTTGATCCCTCCACTCGCGAGCCTACGCCGATTACCTACAAAGGAATTGAAGTAGACTTGGTCAAGGGGCTTGAAAACCCGCTGACAAGACGTTTCAACCCTGAATGGAATCGTCGGAGCCCGAGAGTGCTGGATGAACACAAGGAGCGGCGCGAAGCTAGAAGAGTCAATGACAGACTCCAGCACAAGATCTTTCGGGCAGCGAACCGAGGTGACAGGCAAAAGCTGCTTGACTTGGGGCTCAATGAAGACCTGGCAAAGGCTTGGCTTGACAAAGTGAGCGAGGTCAAGGCAAAGACCCGAGACAGCAGAGAGCGTGCTTGA
- a CDS encoding helix-turn-helix domain-containing protein gives MRSPPLLAVSEVAQLLGVHINTVRKWGDRGILPVYRLGPRRDRRFRREDVILFLKG, from the coding sequence ATGCGTTCGCCGCCGCTACTTGCGGTAAGCGAAGTTGCTCAACTTCTCGGCGTGCATATTAACACCGTGAGGAAGTGGGGTGACCGGGGCATACTGCCTGTGTACCGGCTTGGCCCCCGCCGCGACCGGAGATTTCGGCGCGAAGACGTTATTCTCTTCTTGAAAGGTTGA
- a CDS encoding response regulator transcription factor, with amino-acid sequence MGPGRSPIKRARVLLISGKEALRAGVASALEEAGFQVTHVPDGYQGLRSVYEASPDLVIMAEDLPPAGGAQVCSRLRQVSHLPIIVLGSGGTKGTGEIEMLEVGADAYMPKPPNPAELVARVRSLLRRKRPDRDGRGGDSGSVPEQGTARRRNGSGDLTSTESSLLSCLVLNEGRVVSHSQLVSEVWAGKQVSRDCLKFYVRRLRDKLSGVLGGPGYILNHRGVGYRFSRTM; translated from the coding sequence ATGGGCCCAGGGAGGTCACCCATTAAACGGGCTCGGGTTCTACTCATCAGCGGGAAGGAAGCACTTAGGGCAGGGGTAGCTTCGGCCCTTGAGGAAGCGGGGTTCCAGGTGACCCATGTCCCCGATGGCTATCAAGGGCTGCGCAGCGTCTACGAGGCCAGCCCGGACCTGGTTATTATGGCTGAGGACCTGCCCCCGGCAGGCGGGGCGCAGGTGTGTTCACGGCTGCGCCAGGTATCCCACCTTCCTATTATCGTTCTCGGCAGTGGGGGGACAAAAGGGACCGGGGAGATAGAGATGCTTGAGGTGGGAGCTGATGCCTATATGCCCAAACCCCCAAACCCTGCCGAACTGGTTGCCCGAGTGCGCTCCCTGCTCCGCAGAAAGAGACCTGACCGTGATGGGCGCGGAGGCGACTCGGGCAGCGTGCCTGAGCAGGGCACCGCCAGGCGGCGAAATGGCTCCGGGGACCTCACCTCCACCGAGTCTTCCCTCCTCTCCTGCCTGGTGCTGAACGAAGGCCGGGTGGTCTCCCACTCACAGCTCGTCTCCGAGGTGTGGGCCGGGAAGCAGGTGAGCAGGGACTGCCTGAAGTTCTACGTGCGCCGCCTGAGAGACAAGTTGAGCGGCGTTCTTGGCGGCCCCGGCTACATCCTCAACCACAGGGGGGTGGGCTATCGCTTCTCCAGGACTATGTGA
- a CDS encoding IS110 family transposase: MKNSTARKLRQIPEGYLIVGVDPHKKRHAAVAMTGDALVHCKFKVVNSGQGYEELLERARAQMVALGCRGVIFAIETASHFWRNLAYFLEERGVPFRLINPFTLKRRREGRDLNRAKNDFRDAEVAAELLRTGEFSETRLPKGVYAELRAAYNAYRRLVKERARWLNLLQGLLDGLFPEFCQVFKDPAGKTALAVLSLCPVPGAIARMTEEQFVGAIKDGYQRPRLKLTKLRALHHVAQTSIGVRSGTQSVAVELSLLVERLRLNAKQVEKVEELLIGLVEAIEDSHYLLSVRGLSYITVAGLLAELGPMRSYQNAKQLIKMAGTNPTETESAGKRGSHTPMSKKGRPGLRWCIWTAAISLLRHNPDFRSWAKKRRERPTHAHPLKAREVIGAVGNRLLRLAYGLVRKQTMYRMPGLATAVA, from the coding sequence ATGAAGAATAGCACCGCGAGGAAGCTCAGGCAAATCCCGGAGGGGTACTTGATCGTGGGGGTGGACCCTCATAAAAAGAGGCACGCGGCAGTGGCCATGACCGGGGATGCCCTGGTCCATTGCAAGTTCAAGGTGGTTAACTCTGGGCAGGGCTATGAGGAATTACTGGAGCGGGCCCGGGCTCAGATGGTTGCCCTCGGCTGCCGGGGTGTCATCTTTGCCATAGAGACAGCGAGCCACTTTTGGCGCAACCTGGCCTACTTCCTGGAGGAGCGAGGGGTTCCTTTCCGCTTGATTAACCCCTTTACCTTGAAGCGGAGGCGGGAAGGGCGAGATCTTAACAGGGCTAAAAACGATTTCCGGGATGCTGAAGTGGCAGCAGAGTTGCTGCGCACTGGTGAGTTCAGTGAGACCAGGCTACCGAAGGGCGTCTACGCGGAGTTGCGTGCAGCTTACAACGCCTACCGCCGCCTGGTCAAGGAAAGGGCTCGTTGGCTTAACCTGCTCCAGGGGTTGCTGGATGGCCTCTTCCCCGAATTCTGCCAGGTCTTCAAGGACCCTGCGGGCAAGACAGCCCTGGCTGTCCTTTCCCTGTGTCCGGTACCTGGGGCAATCGCTCGGATGACAGAAGAGCAGTTCGTGGGCGCAATCAAGGATGGATACCAGCGGCCTCGCCTTAAGCTCACCAAGCTCCGTGCCCTTCACCATGTTGCGCAGACTTCCATTGGTGTCCGGTCAGGCACACAGTCTGTGGCTGTTGAGCTCTCCCTGCTCGTGGAGCGGCTGCGTCTGAATGCGAAGCAGGTGGAAAAGGTGGAGGAACTTCTAATAGGTTTGGTGGAGGCCATAGAAGATAGCCACTATCTTCTTTCGGTAAGGGGACTAAGCTATATCACAGTGGCTGGGCTTCTGGCGGAGCTGGGGCCGATGAGGTCCTATCAGAATGCCAAGCAGTTGATAAAGATGGCCGGCACTAACCCGACCGAGACAGAATCGGCGGGCAAACGGGGCAGCCACACCCCCATGAGCAAGAAAGGGCGCCCTGGTTTGCGCTGGTGTATCTGGACGGCCGCCATATCCCTTCTGCGGCACAACCCTGATTTCCGCTCCTGGGCCAAGAAGCGACGGGAGCGGCCTACCCACGCCCATCCCCTGAAAGCTAGGGAGGTAATCGGGGCTGTGGGCAACCGGCTGCTCCGTTTGGCCTATGGTCTGGTTAGGAAGCAGACCATGTATCGGATGCCAGGGCTGGCCACGGCGGTAGCCTAA
- a CDS encoding DUF3224 domain-containing protein produces MRKKVVFLLSTVALLVLLMPACLVPVTPTPVPVAATWVLKVGVSDVIPEVVEPQPGGGDLRLRWRNYSSTGDFVGTSVNAMRVVRPATALATPAAGTNTADGLWTVRATYKPGTPEQRSGTFVFQFTFAFDAGVGSSTLKGDWRIIGGTQDFANLSGQGTWLQSAANTYSYTGQISFGPK; encoded by the coding sequence ATGAGAAAGAAGGTCGTCTTCCTGCTGTCAACCGTAGCCCTGTTGGTGCTGCTCATGCCAGCCTGTTTGGTGCCAGTAACTCCCACACCCGTTCCGGTAGCCGCAACCTGGGTGCTGAAGGTAGGCGTATCTGACGTAATCCCCGAGGTCGTTGAGCCACAACCTGGTGGCGGCGACCTCCGGTTGAGATGGAGAAACTATTCCTCCACTGGGGACTTCGTGGGGACGTCCGTGAATGCGATGAGGGTTGTCCGGCCCGCCACGGCACTGGCCACCCCTGCCGCGGGGACAAATACCGCTGACGGTCTTTGGACCGTACGCGCTACATACAAGCCCGGCACGCCGGAGCAACGGTCGGGCACCTTTGTTTTCCAATTCACGTTCGCGTTTGATGCGGGGGTAGGTTCCTCCACGCTGAAGGGGGACTGGAGGATCATCGGCGGGACGCAGGACTTCGCGAACCTGTCTGGACAGGGAACGTGGTTGCAGAGCGCGGCAAACACCTACTCCTACACAGGGCAGATCAGCTTCGGACCCAAATAA
- a CDS encoding response regulator transcription factor, which translates to MKVLVIGDSQDVVKDISFCLHLRWPDVIIVSTTQGSNGIELVEAEAPDLVMVDFSLPDMNGLDLVGRVREFSDVPLTVLTGGTEADRAKVLEAGADDYIVKPLSAIDVLAKVNALLRRTHAAGFQRNHMPLVRGDLVINFSTREVFLSGSSVKLTPHEYDLLLQLVRNEGRVLSHCTLLEKVWGLEYARDLSFLKKYIYRLRQKLHDDASLPQMILTERGVGYRFTRRA; encoded by the coding sequence ATGAAAGTGCTGGTAATAGGGGACAGCCAGGATGTGGTGAAGGACATTTCCTTCTGCCTCCACTTACGATGGCCAGATGTCATTATCGTTTCCACTACCCAGGGATCGAATGGCATAGAGCTGGTAGAAGCCGAAGCGCCCGATCTAGTAATGGTGGACTTCTCTTTGCCGGACATGAACGGTCTGGACTTGGTTGGCAGAGTTCGTGAGTTCTCCGATGTCCCCCTGACCGTCCTTACCGGGGGAACTGAGGCGGACAGGGCCAAAGTCCTAGAAGCAGGGGCCGACGATTATATCGTCAAACCTTTGAGCGCTATCGATGTCCTGGCTAAGGTAAATGCATTGCTGCGCCGCACTCACGCTGCTGGCTTTCAGCGGAACCATATGCCCCTGGTCAGGGGCGACCTGGTAATTAATTTTTCCACACGCGAGGTGTTCCTCTCAGGCAGCTCAGTCAAACTGACTCCCCATGAGTACGACCTCCTCCTTCAGCTGGTTAGAAACGAAGGCAGAGTGCTCTCCCATTGCACCCTGCTCGAGAAGGTATGGGGGCTGGAATATGCCAGGGATTTGAGCTTCCTCAAGAAGTACATCTACCGTCTTCGCCAAAAGCTCCACGACGATGCTAGCCTGCCACAAATGATCCTCACTGAGCGGGGGGTAGGCTACAGGTTCACCCGGCGTGCCTGA